A region of the Mus musculus strain C57BL/6J chromosome X, GRCm38.p6 C57BL/6J genome:
AATTGAGCTGGAAAAGAAACTCTGCAGGGTGCATCAAAGCcaaaagagaataaaaggaaTTCTCATATAAAGAGGAAAAAGTCCATTAGAACAACACCAGAGTCCTCAGTGGAAACTCGGAAATCCTGAAGACCCTGGCGCAATGTTCTAAAGGATGGCAACTGCCAgtctagactactatacccagcaaaactatacaccaaaattgtaaaagaaagaaaaaaggtctTGTTACATGCATGGTAGAATTCATGTCCACCAAACCAGCTCTACAGAGAATATTGGAGGCAAAATGTCAGAATGAGGAGAAAAAATGAGCATATCAATTGACTCTATACAGTGAACAGGTGAAGCTATGGTTACTGAAACACAAAacgggaccacacacacacacacaaaacaaagaagaacaaTAAAACTGCTGCAATcaacacacacatttcaataaCACCTTTAACGATTCATAGCCTTAACTACTCCACAAAAAGACACAATTTGGATGaacaaattaagaaagaaacTCTAACTTTTGCTGTCTAAAAGAAACTCTTCTTATCTTGAAGGACAGTGAAAGGTTGTGTGgaaaaatattccaagcaaatgggacCAGGAAACAAGAACATGGTCCTATCCTAATATCTGAGCAAAAATCCCCTTGCCTTCCAACTAAAATTGATCATAAACAATAAGGGAGAACACTTTATTCTAAGCGAAAGACActaaacacatacactcacacacacatggataaatacaaacatgtaaacactcatatacacacactcacactccacCTTACACACTCAGTTAaagtcacacatgcactcacactaaCACCCAAAACACAataacacaacacacactcactcccacaacTCTCTTTcatgcacactcatatacatgcacacactcacacattcacacatactcacacacttaaCCATTATACCACACTTAGTAGagatacacactcatacagaaatacagtaattcagtcacaaaagaacacacatggcatgcactcactgataagtggatattagcccaaatgtttagaatatccaagattcaattcacagaccatatgaagcccaaaaagaagtaagaccaaactgtggatgctTTACTACTTCTTAGAAGgctgaacaaaatattcacaggagcaaatatggagagaaagtatggagcagagagtgaaaaaaggccacccagagactgtaccacctagggatccatcccatatatagctaCCAAATCCAGACGCTACtgtagatgctgggaagtgcttgctgatggaagcctgatatggctgcctCCCGAGacgctctgccaaagcctgacaaatacagaggtgggtgctcacaaccaaccattggactgagcacagggttctccgatggaggagttggagaagggactgaaggagctgaggggctttgcagccccatgaagggagcaacagtgttaactggccagatcccctggatttccaagggactggaccaccgatgaaagaatacacatggaggcgCCCATGgtactggccacatatgtggcagaggatggcctgatgagacatcagtgggaggagaggcccttgggactTAGGGtgtaaaaaaagaattacagagtGTGATGAATTGTGCCAGAAGAAGATAAATATGTGGACAACATTATATAGTTAAATTAGTATTACCTAtagtatatattacattttatagtaatattttatattaatataatgtatttacattaatgttttatagcaaaatattatattatatatttatattcatatcatAAATTGTTATACATTATTAACATAATGTATAACAATTATTTTTATCAATATTTAGAGTCTATATGAAAAGTAGTACAAGACAATACTTTTGCTAGTGTAAGTTACAGGAGagaacttttttctcttttctcttttcccctctttttattaaaaatagggcTTCGGTCATACAatgtatcctgattacagttgccttacccttccctccactccttccagtaactccctcttcccctttcatCCTGGTCTAATCCTATTTTCTTTCTGAGGAAGGAATAGGCTTCTGAtagataacaacaaaacataacaaatgtatacatatattgtaATAGAACAAACACCATCATATGAAAAGTAAACAATCAAACCAACAGGAGGAGAACAGAAAAATCAGAGAACACACACCtagcacatggtagctcacaatcatctgtgactccagtcccagggaatcctcAGCCCTCCTCTGGACTGCTCAGGAACTGCACAGATGTAGTGCAGAGCCATTCATGCAgaagaaagctgtgtgtgtgcatgtgtgggggtgtatgtgttctgtaatatatataaaatgaaagtatcttaaaagaaaaatctgccagaaaatgaaatattaaaaatgcagaAACAGACAAGTAAATTTCAAAGAAATGTACCATGACCTTAATACCAGGCAAGACTAAATTCTGGGTAAAGACTTCAGTGAATTAAAAATTGCTTCAAAATCATTTAGACTGAGATCAAAATGGAGAGGTAGTATTTCACTTCCTACATCATCAGTTTCTCTTTATGGTGATTGCCCAAgggatatgtatgcatgtgttggtGTGGAGTGTCCATGTATGCTTGTGCACTCGAAGTCAGATGCCTATGTCAGGTGTCTTTGTCAACTgcactctggttttgtttgtttttcttttttgtttattttttccattaatttatattattcactttatatcatgATAACTGCATCATCTCCTCCAGGTACCTTCCAAGCaggacatctgctacatatatatgggAGTTTAAGTCCCGCCGGtgtatacactttggttggtggttcattttCTGAGAGCTCCCAAGAGTGACTTGATCCTGTTGGTCCAACTATGGCGTTCCTAGCCACTCCAGGTCCCTCACTCCTTCTGCAAACTCTTCAATAAGACATCCAACAAATTCGATCACTGCACGTCTCAGGACATCGCATGACTCCCGGGAACTTTGAATCTTCACCTGACACCCAGCTCCATCAGCCCTGGGTTTGGAGATGTCTCCCGCAACTGCATTGCCTGAACTTTTTACATGATGTTGagaattaaagggaaaaaagCTTGCAAGCCAAATACaggcatatatttaaaaaatcaataaagtggCAGGATACAAAACCAAGTTACAAAATCCAGTTGCCCTTGTATACACTAACAATAAGACATGGTGACAAGAGAGATCATGGATTCATTCCTACATATACAGgtgccaaaggaaaaaaaatgtcatgctgcagagatggctcagtggttatgagcacagattgctcttgcagaggtattgattcccagcaaccacatggtggctcacaaccatctgtaatggggtccaatgccctgtgtgtgtgtgtgtgtgggggggtgtctgaagacagccacagtgtacccAAACAAAGTAAAATCTGACAGACCACTAAAATCAAGATAGcaaatgacccaattaaaaaaaaaaaaagaaagagggtctATGGATCTGAACACAGAGGTCTTAGGATAGAAAATAAAAAACGATTAAAGTAAAAAACCAAATCTAAtgtgttcaacacccttagcaATTAGAAAAGttcaaatgaaaactactttTAAATTCATCTTCCCCCAATCCACAGTGGTTAAACTCAGGAAACCTGTGAAGCACAAATGCTGCCAATTATGTGGGAAAAGGGAACCTTTGTTCACTGGAGGTGTGGCCACAAGCTGATGTCATCACTCTGAAAGTCAGTGTGGAGAACCTTCAAGATACTGAAATTACATACAGAGTGGTTCCAGGATTTCcaggggctacagagagaaacctagtctttaaataaaaatcaaaaacaaagaaacaaacaatcaaaatgcaaaaggaaaaaaaagaaaagagaaaaaaagaaaaaaagaaatgactgttACGGATTTGCCAAGGAGAACATTATGTCTGTTAGGCAAGGATTCTATGTAGTAAGCTGTATTTTTCAACACAAAAATTGATAACTCTATAATCTTGACCAGaactatacataaaaaaaaaatatccaggtTCTGTGCACCCTGAAACCACAGTAGTTTCAGGCTAcacaacaaagaacaaacagggcCAGAAACATGTATGTGTAAGTTTTGTCCAGAATATTGAGGTATGTCTTTTGGGTGGAGAAGAACCCCTCCTCTGGCATCAAGACCCCAGAATATTCCCACCCTAGAAAAACAACCACCTGGAGATGGCCTAGTTCCTAGGGGCTATTCCTAGTCTCTGAGTGGCCAGAGCCTGTTGTAAAATGTTTGCTCCTAAAGACCAGTTTGACCACATGCCTGCAGAGGGGCTGCTTATCTGACAGTATCTGGATAGAGACTGGCGCCTGCTCTCGACCCTTTGACCTTCCAGCGAACACATTAGGAAGGCCCATTCAAGAGAAATGCAGGGAACCTTAGCAAGGTATGGCGATTTACTCAGTCCTTCACAGTTTTAACCAGTCTGTCCAGGACTAATAACCCCCCATCCTCACCCAAGCTCCTGAAAAGGCACACCATGGACACATGGCAGACTCTAACTGAGCTTTCTGTGAACACTCAAAGGAAGAGACCTGGTGGATCAccttctctgtttaatttctcttCTCTATCAAGTAACAGGCCGCTAGTATAAACTACTAGGCCTAGAGGAAAGACACTCTGTGTTTTGAGAGGAGGTGGTCTCACTGTGGTTCTGGTTTTCTGAAAATCACCATGTAAACAagcctggcctgaaactcagaatcCACTTCATTCTTTCCCCTGAACGCTGGGATGAATGTCGTGAAAAGACACCCCCCAACTAAACAAGagatattctaaaaacacttgAGTATCATCTCCAGAGCTTTTCTTCTTCAGTACGAGTCGTTTGGCAAAGTTGAACGTAGACAGTAATTTATCCAACTGCGAGGTGGGTCGCCACGTGTGCATCCATACCAGCTTGAGTACCATGCGGTCCCTGCAATGATATCCTGCTCCTTGCAGCACaaacctgttttgttttgcacCTGAGGCTCAACCCATAGCTGCAGGAGATCAAATGGAGGTCAGGATAGCTCACCTATGATTGGACACTTGGTAACCTGCACTACCGCCCCCAAGGGCTATGAGAGAATCTCTTCCTGGTTGCAAAGCTAGGTTTTCGGCTCTCAGCTTTCGGCTTTCGGCTTTCGGCTTTCGGCTTTCGGCTTTCGGCTTTCGGCTTTCGGCTTTCGGCTTTCGGCTTTCGGCTTTCGGCTTTCGGCTTTCGGCTGTCGGCTTTCGGCTTTCGGTTTTCACAACCTCAGGAACTCCGACTCAGAATCTGCTGGGGAAAGCTGCAGGGAAGCACTCAGGACATGGAGCATCAAAACACCAACTACCTACTTCATGAGGGACTTGGCAAGGACAAGGAAAATTTGAATGGTGAGTGCCTTCTGGGAATGGTGGATTGTCCACATCCATGAGAGGAGGAATGTGTCCCACAGAGGTGACTTGAGAGTTGCAGTGCTCTGGAGCCTTTCCTGAGACTTAACTACACCTCAGCACCAGCCTAGGCCCtgatgcctgtttgtttgtttgtttgtcttgttttgttttgtttccccacaTACAGGTGGGAAGACACAGGCAGTCTTACCACTGGATGGAGAGggaagaaatgagggagagaGTGTACTGGGCCAGTCCGGAGCCGCAGCAGTGGAATGGGACAAAGCAGAAGAATTAAGTGGAGAAGGTGGGCCTGCTGCTGGTGATGCAGACCTCATGGATAACAGCAACCAAGAGGACCAGGACACCAGTGGCAGtgcccaggaggaggagaagctgccAGAGGAGCCAGTTCTCAGGGATGCTGTGGTCATAGACAAAGTGCAGCCTATTCCAGTGCTGGTATCTGGTGTGCGGCCTAAGTCAGTGTGGGTACAGCAGCGTAGCTTACACTACAATTTCCAATGGTGGCAGCTGCAGGAGCTGGAGCGCATTTTCCAGCAGAATCACTTCATCCGTGCAGAGGAAAGGTAAGCAGATTCTTGTTTCCTGGGAGCACAGAGCAGTCCATAGTGGCTGTCGGGTCCTTCAACTGCTACCCCCTTAAAACTGCACATTCTCTCTGTATTTGTTGATTTGTCTATGACAGTGCGCGTGTGTTCATGTGGGTGTAGAGTACAGCTTGGGTTAGGCTGTTCTCTCCTTGCACCTAGTGAGTCTCTGTGTCAAATGTAGGCCGTCAGTCACTTCCTTCACCTTCacctttgtctctatctttacCTTCTTCACCTTAATCTTCTGGGCTATTTCCTCAGCTGGCCTGTTACCCTAAATTAAAGCCACTTCCAAAATCAAGGCTGCCAGAATCCTGCATCCTGTAGTAGTGTGGTAGGGTAGTGTGCTGGGGTAGGTGGGAGACTTGTGCAAATGTTTGTTCTGGATACTTTGATATCCACATAAGACAAGCTAGAGTTCTCAGAGAGGAGGGATTCTCAGTTGAGAACAAGTTTCCATAAGAGCAGGCTCTGTGATGAGCGTCACAGTATAAGTGATGAGGCCTCAACAGTTAGGAGcaatagctgctcttccagaggagtcaGACTTaaaccccagcacccaggtggcAGGTCGCAAtggtctgtaactgcagttccagaggatctggcaccctcacataCGCATGCCTGCAGGCCAAACATCAATGCCAATAAAATAAGGAACATATATGTTTTTTAAGACCAGGTGATAGAAGTCTTTAGGGTACTTTCATGATTGTTGGTTAAAGTGAGAGGGCCCAGCCTCTTGTGGGTGaggccacccctgggctgatggtcctggattctataagaaaggagactgagcaagtcatggggagcaagcagcatccctccatggcctctgcatcagctcctgcctccaggctcctatcCTACTTCTGTTCCTATTCTTAGTGTTAGCGAAATACGGAACTGAGCAAAATAAACTCTGTCCTCTCCAACTTCCTTTAGGTCAGGGAGTTTCATCGCATCAATTGTAAATCTGTCTAAGACAAAGAGGATGAAGGTATTTTCAGATAGTATTTAAATGTATCAGAGGAAAACTTCAGGCTATGTATTCTCTATAAGCAGGGCCCTACTGAAAGTGTGAAAGGTGGATTGTTTGGAATTATAGCAACTTCGTAAATCTGTATGTCGTGTGTTTGACTTTTaagttcctttgtttgtttgttttacttatgaGTGCATTATCTCTTCAGGGTCTCCCTAaatatacttgtgtgtatatatatatatgtgtgtgtgtgtgtgtgtgtgtgtgtgtgtgtatctcactggctggcatggaacttaTCTAGCTtaagtggtggtgcaagccttcaataccagcactcgggaggcagaagcaggggaatttctgagttcaaggccagcctggtctacaaagtgagttccaggacagccaggtctgcacagagaaactctgtctcaaaaaaaaaaaaaaaaaccaaaataagaaaaaagaaaagaaaagaaatgaaaggaaaagaaaggaaagaaaaggaattcataaaattctctgCCTGCGTTTGACTTCCAAGTGCTTTCATTAAACATAAAAACCACAGAACCTGGTGACACCTTTCCCTTAGTtaatggggtttttgttttttccatacattttgtttccctttccttAAAAAAATGGTCTGTAACCAAGATTCAATACTCGGCAGGATGGCATCTTTCAGTAACCCTGGTGCTATGAATGCCAAGCCTGCACAGGGGTGGCTTTCCTTGTCAGTTTGGGCTACTGTCTTAGTTCCTTTCCTCTTGCTGTTAtaagacgccatgaccaaggcaccttatTAAAACTGAGTTTTGGGAGAGTTCCTGAATATCACggcggggagcatggcagcaggcaggcaggtacagGCACTAGCTAAGATCTTGAGATACAACCACAGGCAATGATAGAATCTCATGAGTTTTGAAAGTTCAAAGCCCACCTCTCCTCCAACAAGATCTCAAGTTCCATTTCCTTcgaaacagttctaccaactggggattTTATTCAATACAATAAGCGTTCAAACATGTGAGTCTGTGGGAGAGTGATATTCTCACAGTGTCAAAGTGAAACATTATctgaaaacattattttacaaAAGCACAATGcacaatcctggctgtcctggaactcactctgtagaacaggctgacctggaagtcacagagatccacgtgcctctgcttcctaacagCTGGGACCAAAATCCCAGTGGAATTTAATTAAGTTTCAAAAATCTTCAAGGTGAATGTGTCAGATAGTGGAGGGTGGATAAATACTTAGAGaagtatttataaaacatttcatttctttcaaaatGCCCAATACTGAATATCTGCCATTTTTCCCCCAGAAGACATCTGGCAAGATGGATAGGTGTGAGTGAAACCAGAGTTAAGGTAAGGAGAAGAAGACAATTTGACAGGAGAGCCATTCTAGAACTTGATTCTTATCTTGGATACTTTTATCCTATGCACaatgtggtggtggtagtggtggtgtttgAAGTGTTACAtttcaaaatgacattttaaaaatcttttttaaattttcattcacGTGTATAGATTTGCCCGTGTGTGCATGtagcatgtgtgcaggtgttctcagagagagaagaggatatCAGTTTCCCTGGATTTAGGAGTGGTTATGCAtgggctaggaaccaaacttggttcTTCCCctacaagagcatcaagtgctcttaactcttcTCTACAGCCTCCTTATAATGACTTTTGAGCCTTATGCTCTTTCTGAGTATAAAATTGAATAAGAAACCCCAACCAACTTGAAATAGCTCATTTTAACACAGAGCACAGGTTCTCAAAGGAAcccagaacacatacacacagatcagatatgtatatatctttCATATAAACTACAAATATATGTTGTACCACATACTCTCTATGCATTAATACTTGTATTAATAAAATTGATATTCAAgctcaaatatatacatatatatatgtatatatatatatatatatatatatatatatata
Encoded here:
- the Rhox4e gene encoding reproductive homeobox 4E, which gives rise to MEHQNTNYLLHEGLGKDKENLNGGKTQAVLPLDGEGRNEGESVLGQSGAAAVEWDKAEELSGEGGPAAGDADLMDNSNQEDQDTSGSAQEEEKLPEEPVLRDAVVIDKVQPIPVLVSGVRPKSVWVQQRSLHYNFQWWQLQELERIFQQNHFIRAEERRHLARWIGVSETRVKRWFKKRREHFRRGQSQLGMNDDAPVGSHSTFL
- the Rhox4e gene encoding reproductive homeobox 4E isoform X1, encoding MEHQNTNYLLHEGLGKDKENLNGGKTQAVLPLDGEGRNEGESVLGQSGAAAVEWDKAEELSGEGGPAAGDADLMDNSNQEDQDTSGSAQEEEKLPEEPVLRDAVVIDKVQPIPVLVSGVRPKSVWVQQRSLHYNFQWWQLQELERIFQQNHFIRAEERHLARWIGVSETRVKRWFKKRREHFRRGQSQLGMNDDAPVGSHSTFL
- the Rhox4e gene encoding reproductive homeobox 4E isoform X2, which gives rise to MEHQNTNYLLHEGLGKDKENLNGGKTQAVLPLDGEGRNEGESVLGQSGAAAVEWDKAEELSGEGGPAAGDADLMDNSNQEDQDTSGSAQEEEKLPEEPVLRDAVVIDKVQPIPVLVSGVRPKSVWVQQRSLHYNFQWWQLQELERIFQQNHFIRAEERDGLRRGESTSEEDKVS